One Endomicrobiales bacterium genomic window, TTGGTCTGGCCATGGGGCATTTTTTTCATAGACACTTGACGGGCCGCCGGAGAGAATAATACCAGTTATACCTTGCAAGGAACCAAATGTGTCAATAGGGCGATTGCCAGGTTGAATTTCGCAGTAAACCTTCATTTCCCTAATACGCCGCGCAATTAACTGTGTATACTGCGAACCAAAATCAAGAATGAGAATCATTGCATTTGCCCCTTATTCTCTCAACTAAATATGGCAATTTTAATTATTCTTATACTAAACAATCATTGACTTTTATCATATTCCGAGGTTGTCTTGGCGACCTCAGTTGCGTAACGAGTAAGCATATTTTTGAGCGAACCGCGAAAGCTGAGCCCCGATGCGTAGCATCGCTACGTGAGGCAAAGCTGACAAAGGTGCAGCCAAAAAGCTGCTTACGCAGTGCAAATGAGGTTGGCAAGCCAACCTCATTTGCACATACCTATTTTTTGAGCTTTCTGAAAAAGTTTACCTTCGTGTTTTATATCAGGTGCAATTATCAGCTCTGCCATTTGGAACTCTTTTAAATTCTGCGCGCCAACCGTACCCATACAAGTCTTTAAAGCGCCAACAAGGTTTTGAGTCCCGTCATCTAAACGGGCGGGACCGTAAAGTATATCTTCTAAAGACCCTGTTACCCCAACGCGTATTCTTGTGCCACGCGGCAAGTTGTGGTGCGATGTTGCCATACCCCAATGAAAACCACGGCCTGGTGCTTCCTGCGTTCTTGCAAAAGCTGAACCAACCATTACCGCATCGGCGCCGGAAACAAACGCTTTGCAAATATCTCCACCTGATGTCATACCACCGTCGGTAATTATGGCAACATATTTGCCTGTTTTTTTAAAGAAATGATCTCTTGCGGCGGCACAGTCAATTGTAGCAGTTACCTGCGGGACACCAATGCCAAGCACCCCTCTAGATGTGCACGCGGCACCGGGCCCAACACCTATTAACAAAGCCGAGGCGCCTGTTTCCATAAGCTCAAGTGCTGCCTGATACGTAACAACATTTCCCACAATAACCGGTATTTTCATATCTTTACAAATCTTTACAAAATCAACCGACTTATACTGTGTTGAAATATGTTTTGCAGTTGATACTGTTGATTGAATTACAAACAAGTCAACACCAGCTTGAGCTGCCAACTTACTAAACTTTTCGGCATTCGCCGGAATACAAGAAACAGCCGCTGGTACACCGCCGGCCTTTATTTCTTTTACTCTTTGAGCAATAAGATGTTCTTTTATTGGTTCTTTGTACACACTCTGCACAAGTTCTGTTGCCTCTTCTGGCGAAGCCAATGCAATTCGCTCTAAAATTTCGGCTGGGTTTTCGTAACGGGTTTGCACACCATTCAAATTCAATACTGCCAAACCGCCGGCCTTACCCATAGCTATTGCAAACTTTACATCAACAACTCCATCCATTGCACTTGCTATAAAAGGTATTTCTAATTTTACACTGCCTATGTTTGTGACAATATTTACCTCTTCGGGATTCATGGTTACATTGCCGGGAACAATTGCAACTTCATCAAAACCATACGCTCTGCGCGCTTCTCTGTCTCTGCCAATAAAAAAACCCATTTTCCCCTCCGTAATTTTTATTATATTTTAGAATGTGTAATATTTTTTTGTGCCTGGTATTTACCCTTTTTATCTGCGTAAGAAACCGAACATATTTCACTTGCATGCAAAAATAAAACCTGCGCAATACCCTCGTTTGCATAAACCTTAACCGGTGATGGCGATGTATTTACAATACTAATAGTTACAAAACCCTCCCACTCAGGCTCAAAAGGCGTCACATTTACAAAAACACCGCAACGCGCATAGGTTGACTTGCCAAAACATATTGTTAAAATATCACGAGGAATGCGAAAGTACTCAACACTCTGGGCTAGCGCATAGGAGTTCGGCTCAAGCAAAATGAAGTTATCGGTTTTAATTTCTTTAAAGTTGGCGCTTGAACTATCTTTTGGGTCAATTACAGCATCTTTTGATATAGGCTGATATACTTTAAAATTTGTGCCAACACGCATATCGTAGCCATAAGAAGATACTCCAAAAGATATTCCCCTTTTTACCTGTTCTTGGGAAAATGGCTCTATCATTTTATTTTCTAAAGCCATTTTTATTATCCAGCTATCAGGCATTACCATTAAAAGCTATCCTTTTATTACAAAATGCATCGAGTTAAATGAATCTCCGTCCAGTCCCGCCTTGGCGGGAGGCGGTATCAGCGGTTCTAATTCTTTCTTCCTCTCCCTTGATGGGAGAGGACTGAGGTGAGGGTGAGTTTGCGAATACAGCTTTTATTCAGCCCCCTCATCCTAACCTTCTTCCCCAGACTTCACGGGGTCCAGAGACTTACCCACCAAGGGGAGAAGGAACTATTTGGTAACCACCCCGCAACCAGAGCGGAATTATCAAGTTAAATAATTTAAAGTATTAGATTATCAAAAACTTTCTTTAACATCAACTAATTTATTGTCTGTATTTAGTTATTAAAAACCGCTTTTAACTTTTTAAAACTACCAGCACTTTGAGTAACCACAGGCATGGCAAACAACACAACCCTCTCCAAACTCAAGCATCTCACCACATTCAGGGCACTCAGGGCATGAGCCAATACTGTTCTTTCTTGTTCCTGTTTTATTGTTGCTTTCCGAGTGTGAAGCCTGCACAACTGAATCAGTTGGTTGTGCTGCAACATCTCCGCTAAATAAGTTTGGAGTAAGCTTTTCTTTTTTGTAGGTTTCAAGTGCTTTTGCAACAGCATCAGCACAAGAGAGCACCGCTCCACCCTCAGTCATTACGGGGGCTGGACAACGAATACTTTTTAGCTGAGAAATGACCTCGTCCATATTTACGCCAAGGCGCAAATTCAAAGAAACAAGACGGCTTAACGCTTCTGTTTGAGAGTTTAAACAACCACCCGACTTTCCAAGCGCGGTAAATATCTCGCAAGGGCCGCTGGCATCTTCATTTATAGTTACATACATTTTACCACAGCCAGTTTGCATTCTTAATGTAAAACCATGGGTTACTTTTGGCCGCTCACGAGGGCGGCGCTCAAGGAATTCATTTGATTTATCGTGATTTTCACTCTTTGCAAGGTTTAGAACCTGCGCATCACGGCTACCGTCACGATAAACAGTTACACCCTTGCAGCCAAGTTTATATGCAAGCATATAAACTTCTGCCACATCTTCCTTTGTTGCTGAATGTGAAAAATTAACGGTTTTTGATACCGCGTTGTCGGTGTGTTTTTGAAACGCTGCCTGCATTTTTACATGATCTTCAGGTGATATGTCATGCGAGGTTGTAAAAACCTTACGCACACTTTCTGGAATTTCGTTAAAATCTTTAATGCTGCCTTTTTCTGAAATTTTGTTTATTAATTCTATTGAGTAAAAACCCATTTCTTTGGCAACCTTTTCAAAGTATGGGTTTACTTCAAATAACTCGTTGTTGTCAAGCACATTGGCGCGCTTATAAACAATTGCGAATATTGGCTCAACACCGCCGGATGCATTGGCGATTATGCCTATTGTTCCTGTTGGCGCAAGGGTGGTAAGTGTAGCGTTACGGCGCGCTACTTTTCCTGCAAAAATACTTTTTTCGTAATTTGGAAAGTTACCGCGTTTTTGAGCCAATTTTTCTGAAGCGTCCTCGGCTTTTTTTTGTACAAAACCCATAAGCTTTTCACCCAAAGCAAAAGCTACTTTTGAGTTATATGGTATTCCAAGTTGTATTAACATATCGGCCCAGCCCATTACTCCAAGGCCAATCTTTCTATTTGAGCGGGTCATTTCATCTATGCGCTGTAATGGGAAGTTGTTCATATCTATAACATTGTCCAAAAAGTGCACGGCACTTATTACTGTTTTGCCAAGCCGTTCCCAGTCAACCTCATTATTTTTTACAAAATGCGCAAGATTTATTGAACCCAAATTACACGATTCATATGGCAATAATGGCTGTTCACCGCATGGATTTGTTGATTCTATTGTGCCAATGGCAGGTGTTGGGTTGGCATCGTTCATTTTATCTATAAAAACTATGCCAGGTTCGCCGTTTTTCCATGCCTGTTCAACAATTTTCGCAAAAACATCTTTTGCAGAAAGTGTACCGGTCTTTTCACCTGAACGCGGGTTGTAAAGGCTGTAGTCAATTCCTGCATTAAGCGCTTGCATAAATTCTTCTGTTATGGCAACAGAGATATTGAAGTTATTTAGAGTTTTATCTTGATTTTTACATACTATAAAACTCATAATATCTGGGTGATCAACACGCAAAATACCCATATTCGCACCACGACGCGTACCGCCTTGCTTTATAGCCTCGGTTGCAGCGTTAAAAACATACATAAATGAAACCGGCCCGGAAGAAACACCGCGAGTGCTTTTCACAATATCACTTGATGGACGCAGGCGCGAAAACGAAAAACCCGTGCCACCTCCCGACTTATGAATAAGCGCTGTGTTTTTTAATGTTTCAAATATTGACTCCATAGAATCTTCAATTGGTAAAACAAAGCAGGCAGAAAGCTGTTGAAGCGCGCGGCCGGCATTCATAAGAGTTGGGGAGTTTGGCAAGAAGTCCATAGCCGACATAATTGCATAAAACTCTTTTGCTGTTTCTTCTGTATCGGCTTTTGTGTCGTAATTTTTATCTGCCTGAGAGATGTTTTGCGCAACACGCCAAAAGAGATCCTCGGGCTTTTCTGAAACATTACCGGTTAAATCTTTTTTAAGGTAGCGCTTTTGTAAAACTGTAAGCGCGTTTGGTGTAAGTACCGGCATTGCCGTTTGAGCCATTTCTTTCTTTAACAAAACCATCTCTTCTGCCTCCTGCCTTTTCTTAGAAACTCTTAACCCGGATTTTGAAATAGGATTTGGAATTCGTCAAAAGATACGGGACATTTTTATCCGCAAAATCTTTGCCAATGGAATTACCATTATCTGCAATTTTTGCGTCAAAACCGCCTCCGTCTCTTTCGTCTCGATTCTTAAACCTATTGCAAAATGCGGGTTTAAAGTTCTATTATTTAAGCAACTAAAAAACTACCATTTTGTTTTTAATCAGAATGTAATAGATTTTTAATCAGCTATTTTCTCTTGTCTTTCTTTTTGTTTTTTGAGAACTCTTTACGGAGTTTTTTTAACTCAGCCATAAAAGTATCAATATCACCGAAGTTTTTATAAACAGATGCAAAACGAATGTATGCGACAGGGTCTAGCGAAAAAAGTTTTTGCATAACTTTTTCACCCAAAATGCGACTCGGAACTTCCATAACAAAGTCCTGTGCTTCATTTTCCACTTCAGTTACTATTTTTTCAATGGCATCCGACGATATTGGCCGTTTTTCACAGGCACGCATCACACCCTCGCGCAACTTAGTCCGATTAAACTGCTCTCTGCGCTGGTCTGACTTTATTACCATTAATGAAACTTCTTCCAAGCGTTCATAGGTTGTAAAACGCTTCTTACAATCACCACAAGCGCGGCGACGACGCACCACTGAAGATTGATCAAGAGGGCGTGTATCAAGCACACGGTCATTAAAACTACTGCAAAATGGACAGCGCATATATTTTGGTTTCTCTGGGTTGAACAAAAGACAAGGAGCAGACACCACAACATATTGTGGTTTGCAAATGCTACAACATATAGGTAGTTTTGTCAACATTTTTCAAAAACAATTATTTTGTAAGTTTTGGCAGGTTTAAAAATTAGGTTTTTAAGACGAAAATTTTTATTTGGAACAAAGATATACCGCGGTTTTTATAGCTTCTATCATTGATTTTGGGTTTGCTATATTCATACCAGCAATATCATAAGCCGTACCATGCCCTGGAGAAGTTCGCACAAAATTAAGGCCAACGGTTATATTTACAATTTCTGAATCATTTAGCATTTTAAGCCCAATCATCGCTTGGTCGTGGTACATTGCAACCAACAAGTCATACTTTCCAACAACAGCTTTTTGCCAGGCCGAATCGCACGGTAATGGCCCAACAACATTTATTTTTCTACGCTTAAGCTCACTCACTGCCGGTGAAATAATTGTTTTTTCTTCTTTTCCTATTACCCCGCCATCGCCGGCATGAGGGTTAAGCGCAAGCACAGCCACTCTTGGATATTTGATTCCCATTTTTTCTTGCAAATAACCGTGCGATAAAATAGTGTCTTTAACTATTGCATCTTTTTTTATATTCCTTGAAACTGCGCAAATAGGCAAATGACGGGTAAGCAGTAGCACATTTATTTTACCACGTTGCATTAGCATTACTACATTTTTGGCACCACTTAAACTGGCAAGCAACTCTGTATGGCCATTATACTTAACACCAGCAAGCTTAAATGCCTCTTTTGAAACCGGAGCTGTTACTATTGCAGAAACATCTCTTTTTAGTGCCAACTCAACGGCCTTACATATATATAAGTGCGATGCAAACCCAGATGCACCACTTGGCTTGCCAATGCCTATAGCGGAAAGTTTAGACGGAATGTTTACGATTATATTTTTTTTGTTTAAGAGAAGCTTTTTTGGTAAAAGGCGAACATCACCAATTAAAACAGGGGTGCAAAGTTTGTAAATTTTGGGATTTAAAAGCGCTTTTGCAACAATTTCCGGGCCTATGCCCGATGGATCACCCAAAGTTATCGCAATTTTAGGAAGCATTGGAAGGTTTTGCCTACGCTAAGAAATTAAATACTTATATTACAGTTAACCCACTGTCTGGCTCAAATAAATGCATTGAGTTCATATTAATAGCGATATTCATTTTATCATTGGTTTTTACTTTGTTATGAGCATCAACCTTGGCGACAAATGTATTCTTATCTGTACTTATATGTAAAAATATCTCACTGCCAAGCGGCTCTACAACATCTACCTTGCTTGAAAACACATTACCGTCTTTTGACCCAATAGTATATGTGCTTTCATCATAAAGGTCTTCCGGACGAACACCAAAAGAAAGATTTTTGCCAATATACGGCGCTACTCTTGATCCAAAACTCTTTGGTATTTTAAGCGCGAATGAACCTTCGTTAACATAAAGGTCATCCCCGCGTTTTTCTACCAACACCTCAGCAAAGTTCATTGGCGGACTACCTATAAAACCAGCAACAAATTTATTTTTTGGTTGTTCGTAAAGAGAAAGAGGGTTATCAACCTGCTGTAAAACACCATCTTTCATAACACAAATTTTATCACCCATAGTCATAGCTTCAATTTGATCGTGCGTTACATATATCATTGTACTTTTTAAGCGTTCGTGCAATTTTTTCAGTTCCGCGCGCATCTGGACACGCAATTTTGCATCTAGATTTGAAAGAGGCTCGTCAAACAAGAAAACTTTTGGTTTACGAACAATTGCCCTGCCAACGGCAACTCTCTGGCGCTGACCGCCGCTAAGTTGTTTTGGGCGCCGTTCAAGCAACCTTTCTATGCCCAGAATTTCTGCCGCATCACGCACACGCGCTTCAATGTCTTTTTTAGGGTGTTTACGCAACTTTAAGCCAAAAGCCATGTTTTCATAAACTGTCATATGAGGGTAAAGCGCATAATTTTGAA contains:
- a CDS encoding GuaB3 family IMP dehydrogenase-related protein, which translates into the protein MGFFIGRDREARRAYGFDEVAIVPGNVTMNPEEVNIVTNIGSVKLEIPFIASAMDGVVDVKFAIAMGKAGGLAVLNLNGVQTRYENPAEILERIALASPEEATELVQSVYKEPIKEHLIAQRVKEIKAGGVPAAVSCIPANAEKFSKLAAQAGVDLFVIQSTVSTAKHISTQYKSVDFVKICKDMKIPVIVGNVVTYQAALELMETGASALLIGVGPGAACTSRGVLGIGVPQVTATIDCAAARDHFFKKTGKYVAIITDGGMTSGGDICKAFVSGADAVMVGSAFARTQEAPGRGFHWGMATSHHNLPRGTRIRVGVTGSLEDILYGPARLDDGTQNLVGALKTCMGTVGAQNLKEFQMAELIIAPDIKHEGKLFQKAQKIGMCK
- the dcd gene encoding dCTP deaminase; translated protein: MVMPDSWIIKMALENKMIEPFSQEQVKRGISFGVSSYGYDMRVGTNFKVYQPISKDAVIDPKDSSSANFKEIKTDNFILLEPNSYALAQSVEYFRIPRDILTICFGKSTYARCGVFVNVTPFEPEWEGFVTISIVNTSPSPVKVYANEGIAQVLFLHASEICSVSYADKKGKYQAQKNITHSKI
- a CDS encoding vitamin B12-dependent ribonucleotide reductase translates to MVLLKKEMAQTAMPVLTPNALTVLQKRYLKKDLTGNVSEKPEDLFWRVAQNISQADKNYDTKADTEETAKEFYAIMSAMDFLPNSPTLMNAGRALQQLSACFVLPIEDSMESIFETLKNTALIHKSGGGTGFSFSRLRPSSDIVKSTRGVSSGPVSFMYVFNAATEAIKQGGTRRGANMGILRVDHPDIMSFIVCKNQDKTLNNFNISVAITEEFMQALNAGIDYSLYNPRSGEKTGTLSAKDVFAKIVEQAWKNGEPGIVFIDKMNDANPTPAIGTIESTNPCGEQPLLPYESCNLGSINLAHFVKNNEVDWERLGKTVISAVHFLDNVIDMNNFPLQRIDEMTRSNRKIGLGVMGWADMLIQLGIPYNSKVAFALGEKLMGFVQKKAEDASEKLAQKRGNFPNYEKSIFAGKVARRNATLTTLAPTGTIGIIANASGGVEPIFAIVYKRANVLDNNELFEVNPYFEKVAKEMGFYSIELINKISEKGSIKDFNEIPESVRKVFTTSHDISPEDHVKMQAAFQKHTDNAVSKTVNFSHSATKEDVAEVYMLAYKLGCKGVTVYRDGSRDAQVLNLAKSENHDKSNEFLERRPRERPKVTHGFTLRMQTGCGKMYVTINEDASGPCEIFTALGKSGGCLNSQTEALSRLVSLNLRLGVNMDEVISQLKSIRCPAPVMTEGGAVLSCADAVAKALETYKKEKLTPNLFSGDVAAQPTDSVVQASHSESNNKTGTRKNSIGSCPECPECGEMLEFGEGCVVCHACGYSKCW
- the nrdR gene encoding transcriptional regulator NrdR, which translates into the protein MLDTRPLDQSSVVRRRRACGDCKKRFTTYERLEEVSLMVIKSDQRREQFNRTKLREGVMRACEKRPISSDAIEKIVTEVENEAQDFVMEVPSRILGEKVMQKLFSLDPVAYIRFASVYKNFGDIDTFMAELKKLRKEFSKNKKKDKRK
- the pdxA gene encoding 4-hydroxythreonine-4-phosphate dehydrogenase PdxA; its protein translation is MLPKIAITLGDPSGIGPEIVAKALLNPKIYKLCTPVLIGDVRLLPKKLLLNKKNIIVNIPSKLSAIGIGKPSGASGFASHLYICKAVELALKRDVSAIVTAPVSKEAFKLAGVKYNGHTELLASLSGAKNVVMLMQRGKINVLLLTRHLPICAVSRNIKKDAIVKDTILSHGYLQEKMGIKYPRVAVLALNPHAGDGGVIGKEEKTIISPAVSELKRRKINVVGPLPCDSAWQKAVVGKYDLLVAMYHDQAMIGLKMLNDSEIVNITVGLNFVRTSPGHGTAYDIAGMNIANPKSMIEAIKTAVYLCSK
- the ugpC gene encoding sn-glycerol-3-phosphate ABC transporter ATP-binding protein UgpC, with translation MARVTLKNVFKKFGDVEVVKDLSLEIADEEFCIVVGPSGCGKTTTLRMIAGLEELTQGEIYIGDKKINDLPPKDRDIAMVFQNYALYPHMTVYENMAFGLKLRKHPKKDIEARVRDAAEILGIERLLERRPKQLSGGQRQRVAVGRAIVRKPKVFLFDEPLSNLDAKLRVQMRAELKKLHERLKSTMIYVTHDQIEAMTMGDKICVMKDGVLQQVDNPLSLYEQPKNKFVAGFIGSPPMNFAEVLVEKRGDDLYVNEGSFALKIPKSFGSRVAPYIGKNLSFGVRPEDLYDESTYTIGSKDGNVFSSKVDVVEPLGSEIFLHISTDKNTFVAKVDAHNKVKTNDKMNIAINMNSMHLFEPDSGLTVI